A window of Auraticoccus monumenti contains these coding sequences:
- the murJ gene encoding murein biosynthesis integral membrane protein MurJ yields MSEDARSRSLISSGAVMAAGTMASRVLGFVRAIMIAVVLGNGTRQGDMFTLANTIPNSLYILFAGGALNTVLVPQIVRATKNDEDHGEAYTNRIMTAFLAIIAAVTVVLLLAAPLVLRIYTDTGWRGEELDAQYESMLTLTYLCLPQVFFYGAFFLAGQVLNARGRFGPMMWAPIANNVVSIAVFALYLVVFGSSGDRGAAFTGTQELVLGLGATLGIVVQAAILLPFLRRAGFVYRPRFDLRGTGLGHTFSLAKWTLGFVAVTQLALVAVNRLASSATTGGSGAGLLVYNNAYLVWILPHSVITISLATAMVTSASRMAADGDVAGVARETTRTLRLTTTVLLPAAVAFLALALPISRLIFGFGEGAEDYPLVAWALMAFAIGLVPFTVHYVCLRAFYALEDTRTPFLLQALIAGLNAGLAVLLVRLVDDPRLVAAALGLAYSLAYTVGVVVAYQRLRRSLPTLTVRPLVRHLVRVGVAIAPAGAAAWLITWGLARQTDSRLVSAGALVLAGVVALAMYVAMARLLHLREMDDIVSTVLRRGRGTDQAGTTEREGDEVGREQRDDTPDRLGPATPETVDATPVPTGSTGPTPVPTGADVPTEAMSAVDVEGLPVRPAPGTTAGPGSDADEPTTTLPPAGPATDGWAEQGAGPVAEDEDPEDGPPETSGPRQRAGDVLGRRYRLEEVLAGRADAHTWRAFDQVLSRSVLVQVLPPEDPRSPALLEAARASAVATDSRFLRVLDAVYSDDPAVGSYIVTEFSPGQTLEVLLNQGPLSALEAAWLVREAADALAGMHAMKLHHGHLGPDALTITPAGNLKITGFLLEAAIVPTEDEAEAVSGAPREEDPEVQDVRDLGRLLYAALVSRWPGAARYGLEAAPRDGDRLLTPRQVRHGVSPALDRITDQILSPVPRQHDTPLTTAAEVAGALNAVLGTADASHDLERRVRQPVPVVGAQATTAVPAVSASSPVSAPVTEPMGTGGAQPMEPTGVRVVETGRPAPRRWLWVLLLLLVLALVFGLVGVYLRNQAQFTGNAPDPAPSVAPAPVEVREVIVFDPEGDPPGDENNDTAPQAVDGDPGTAWETVYYLGNPQLGGLKRGVGLVLDLGDVQQVGSVDVLLPDGTTSAEILVPTQRDVATAPTSSDEDWDVVAEQEDVGGQTAFQLEEPVSTRYVLVYLTSLPADGDRFRGRVLEVQVTG; encoded by the coding sequence ATGAGCGAGGACGCCCGCAGCAGGTCGCTGATCTCCTCGGGGGCGGTGATGGCCGCCGGCACCATGGCCTCGCGGGTGCTCGGCTTCGTGCGGGCCATCATGATCGCCGTGGTGCTGGGCAACGGCACCCGCCAGGGCGACATGTTCACCCTGGCCAACACCATCCCCAACAGCCTCTACATCCTCTTCGCCGGCGGCGCGCTGAACACCGTCCTGGTGCCCCAGATCGTGCGGGCCACCAAGAACGACGAGGACCACGGGGAGGCCTACACCAACCGGATCATGACGGCCTTCCTGGCCATCATCGCCGCCGTCACCGTGGTCCTGCTGCTGGCCGCCCCGCTGGTGCTGCGGATCTACACCGACACGGGCTGGCGCGGGGAGGAGCTCGACGCCCAGTACGAGTCGATGCTCACCCTCACCTACCTCTGCCTGCCGCAGGTGTTCTTCTACGGCGCGTTCTTCCTGGCCGGGCAGGTGCTCAACGCCCGCGGCCGATTCGGCCCGATGATGTGGGCCCCGATCGCCAACAACGTGGTCTCGATCGCCGTCTTCGCCCTCTACCTGGTGGTCTTCGGCTCCAGCGGGGACCGCGGCGCCGCGTTCACCGGCACCCAGGAGCTGGTCCTCGGTCTCGGTGCCACGCTGGGCATCGTGGTGCAGGCGGCGATCCTGCTGCCGTTCCTGCGCCGGGCCGGATTCGTCTACCGCCCTCGCTTCGACCTCCGCGGCACCGGGCTGGGCCACACCTTCTCCCTGGCCAAGTGGACCCTGGGCTTCGTCGCCGTCACCCAGCTCGCCCTGGTCGCGGTCAACCGGCTGGCCAGCAGCGCCACCACCGGCGGCAGCGGCGCCGGCCTGCTGGTCTACAACAACGCCTACCTGGTCTGGATCCTGCCGCACTCGGTGATCACCATCTCCCTGGCCACCGCGATGGTCACCTCGGCCTCGCGGATGGCCGCCGACGGCGACGTGGCCGGGGTGGCCCGCGAGACCACCCGCACGCTCCGCCTCACCACCACGGTGCTGCTCCCCGCCGCGGTGGCCTTCCTGGCGCTGGCCCTGCCCATCTCCCGGCTGATCTTCGGCTTCGGGGAGGGTGCGGAGGACTACCCGCTGGTGGCCTGGGCGCTGATGGCCTTCGCCATCGGGCTGGTGCCCTTCACCGTCCACTACGTCTGCCTCCGGGCCTTCTACGCCCTCGAGGACACCCGCACCCCCTTCCTGCTGCAGGCGCTGATCGCCGGCCTGAACGCCGGGCTCGCGGTGCTGCTGGTGCGGCTGGTGGACGACCCGCGGCTGGTGGCCGCCGCGCTGGGTCTGGCCTACTCGCTGGCCTACACCGTCGGCGTCGTGGTCGCCTACCAGAGGCTGCGGCGCAGCCTCCCCACGCTCACCGTCCGCCCGCTGGTCCGCCACCTGGTCCGTGTCGGGGTGGCCATCGCCCCCGCCGGGGCGGCCGCCTGGCTGATCACCTGGGGCCTGGCCCGCCAGACCGACAGCCGGCTGGTCTCGGCCGGGGCGCTCGTCCTGGCCGGTGTGGTGGCCCTCGCCATGTACGTCGCCATGGCCCGCCTGCTGCACCTGCGCGAGATGGATGACATCGTGAGCACGGTGCTGCGGCGCGGTCGGGGCACCGACCAGGCCGGCACGACCGAGCGGGAGGGGGACGAGGTGGGACGCGAGCAGCGCGACGACACGCCGGACCGTCTCGGCCCCGCCACGCCCGAGACCGTCGACGCGACCCCCGTGCCCACCGGGTCGACCGGTCCCACGCCGGTACCGACCGGGGCCGACGTGCCCACGGAGGCGATGTCGGCCGTGGACGTCGAGGGGCTGCCGGTGCGGCCCGCCCCGGGCACCACCGCCGGTCCCGGGTCGGATGCCGACGAGCCCACCACCACCCTGCCCCCCGCCGGACCGGCCACCGACGGCTGGGCCGAGCAGGGGGCCGGACCCGTGGCCGAGGACGAGGACCCCGAGGACGGACCGCCCGAGACCAGCGGTCCACGCCAGCGGGCCGGGGACGTCCTCGGGCGCCGCTACCGCCTGGAGGAGGTGCTGGCCGGACGCGCCGACGCCCACACCTGGCGCGCCTTCGACCAGGTGCTCTCCCGCTCGGTGCTGGTGCAGGTGCTGCCACCGGAGGACCCCCGCTCGCCGGCCCTGCTGGAGGCCGCGCGCGCCTCGGCGGTGGCCACCGACTCCCGCTTCCTGCGGGTGCTGGACGCGGTCTACAGCGACGACCCGGCGGTGGGTTCCTACATCGTCACCGAGTTCAGCCCCGGCCAGACCCTGGAGGTGCTGCTCAACCAGGGCCCGCTCTCGGCGCTGGAGGCCGCCTGGCTGGTGCGCGAGGCCGCCGACGCGCTGGCCGGCATGCACGCCATGAAGCTGCACCACGGCCACCTCGGCCCGGACGCCCTGACCATCACCCCCGCCGGGAACCTCAAGATCACCGGCTTCCTGCTCGAGGCGGCCATCGTGCCCACCGAGGACGAGGCGGAGGCGGTCAGCGGGGCGCCGCGCGAGGAGGACCCCGAGGTCCAAGACGTCCGCGACCTCGGCCGGCTGCTGTACGCGGCCCTGGTCTCGCGCTGGCCCGGCGCCGCCCGCTACGGGCTGGAGGCCGCCCCCCGCGACGGCGACCGGCTGCTCACCCCGCGCCAGGTGCGCCACGGCGTCTCCCCCGCCCTGGACCGCATCACCGACCAGATCCTCTCCCCCGTCCCGCGTCAGCACGACACCCCGCTGACCACCGCGGCCGAGGTCGCGGGCGCCCTCAACGCCGTGCTCGGCACCGCCGACGCCTCCCACGACCTCGAGCGCCGGGTGCGCCAGCCGGTGCCGGTGGTGGGCGCGCAGGCCACCACGGCCGTGCCGGCGGTCTCGGCCAGCTCGCCCGTCTCCGCCCCGGTCACCGAACCCATGGGCACCGGCGGCGCCCAGCCGATGGAGCCCACCGGCGTGCGGGTGGTGGAGACCGGTCGCCCGGCGCCGCGCCGCTGGCTGTGGGTGCTGCTGCTCCTCCTCGTGCTGGCCCTGGTCTTCGGCCTGGTCGGGGTCTACCTCCGGAACCAGGCCCAGTTCACCGGCAACGCGCCGGACCCCGCGCCGTCCGTCGCACCGGCGCCGGTCGAGGTCCGCGAGGTCATCGTCTTCGACCCCGAGGGCGACCCGCCGGGCGACGAGAACAACGACACCGCCCCGCAGGCGGTCGACGGCGACCCCGGCACCGCCTGGGAGACCGTCTACTACCTGGGCAACCCGCAGCTGGGCGGGCTCAAGCGGGGGGTCGGTCTGGTCCTCGACCTCGGTGACGTCCAGCAGGTGGGCTCGGTGGACGTCCTGCTGCCCGACGGCACCACCTCGGCGGAGATCCTGGTGCCGACCCAGCGCGACGTCGCCACCGCCCCCACCTCCAGCGACGAGGACTGGGACGTGGTGGCCGAGCAGGAGGACGTCGGTGGCCAGACCGCCTTCCAGCTCGAGGAGCCGGTCAGCACCCGCTACGTGCTCGTCTACCTGACCTCGCTCCCGGCCGACGGCGACCGCTTCCGCGGCCGCGTCCTCGAGGTGCAGGTGACCGGGTGA
- the sigM gene encoding RNA polymerase sigma factor SigM has product MSTTGERSDAELLAAHVAGDDTAFAELVRRHSDRLWALALRTLRDRQDAEDALQEALISAFRRADSFRGDSAVTTWLHRVVVNACLDRIRRNQVRRAQPLPEEDHDLPATTSTEQDVEEGLVRLDVQEALGHLNADQRAALVLVDMEGYSVEDAARVLGCAPGTVKSRCSRGRAKLAPLLAHLDEPAGSEVRR; this is encoded by the coding sequence GTGAGCACGACGGGTGAGCGCAGCGACGCGGAGCTGCTGGCGGCCCACGTCGCCGGCGACGACACCGCCTTCGCCGAGCTGGTGCGGCGCCACAGCGACCGCCTGTGGGCGCTGGCCCTGCGCACCCTGCGGGACCGCCAGGACGCCGAGGACGCCCTGCAGGAGGCGCTGATCTCGGCGTTCCGCCGGGCCGACTCCTTCCGCGGGGACTCCGCGGTGACCACCTGGCTGCACCGGGTGGTGGTGAACGCCTGCCTGGACCGGATCCGCCGCAACCAGGTCCGCCGGGCCCAGCCGCTGCCCGAGGAGGACCACGACCTGCCGGCCACGACCAGCACGGAGCAGGACGTCGAGGAGGGTCTGGTGCGGCTGGACGTGCAGGAGGCGCTGGGCCACCTCAACGCCGACCAGCGGGCCGCCCTGGTGCTGGTGGACATGGAGGGCTACTCCGTCGAGGACGCCGCCCGCGTGCTGGGCTGCGCGCCGGGGACGGTGAAGAGCCGCTGCTCCCGCGGACGGGCGAAGCTGGCCCCGCTGCTGGCCCACCTGGACGAGCCGGCCGGGTCGGAGGTACGGCGGTGA
- a CDS encoding DUF3072 domain-containing protein, translated as MTQNTNDGPQQGETIGASAPGQHEGLERDPSDWVSGDDPMTEAQRSYLDTLAKQAGEELPADLNKAQASEHIERLKAENS; from the coding sequence ATGACGCAGAACACGAACGACGGCCCCCAGCAGGGCGAGACCATCGGCGCCTCCGCGCCCGGCCAGCACGAGGGGCTCGAGCGCGACCCCAGCGACTGGGTCAGCGGCGACGACCCCATGACCGAGGCCCAGCGCAGCTACCTCGACACCCTGGCCAAGCAGGCCGGCGAGGAGCTCCCCGCCGACCTCAACAAGGCCCAGGCCTCCGAGCACATCGAGCGTCTGAAGGCCGAGAACTCCTGA
- a CDS encoding TIGR03557 family F420-dependent LLM class oxidoreductase, which yields MTNFGYTLMTEQSGPRELVGYAAEAERRGFDFEVSSDHYSPWLTSQGHAPYAWSVLGAVSQVTERVELMTYVTCPIQRYHPTVVAQKAATMQLLSGGRFTLGLGSGENLNEHVTGEGWPPVDQRQEMFAEAVEIISELHTGELVTYDGQYFRVDSARIWDAPEQGVPLALAVSGEKSVSRFAGLGHHLVAVEPDADLVQSWNSTRQQAGISAPSRFVGQIPICWGPDEAEATELAHDQFRWFAGGWAVNADLPTPAGFAGATQFVRPEDVAQQIPCGPDLDAVVEAVRPYWEAGFTDIALVQVGDRHQQEFLEQAAEPLLEKLRAAAS from the coding sequence ATGACGAACTTCGGCTACACCCTGATGACCGAGCAGTCCGGCCCGCGAGAGCTGGTCGGCTACGCCGCCGAGGCCGAGCGCCGGGGCTTCGACTTCGAGGTCTCCAGCGACCACTACTCCCCCTGGCTGACCAGCCAGGGCCACGCGCCCTACGCCTGGAGCGTGCTGGGCGCGGTCAGCCAGGTCACCGAGCGGGTCGAGCTGATGACCTACGTGACCTGCCCGATCCAGCGCTACCACCCCACCGTGGTCGCCCAGAAGGCCGCGACCATGCAGCTGCTGTCCGGGGGCCGCTTCACCCTCGGGCTGGGCTCGGGTGAGAACCTCAACGAGCACGTCACCGGCGAGGGCTGGCCCCCGGTCGACCAGCGCCAGGAGATGTTCGCCGAGGCGGTCGAGATCATCTCCGAGCTGCACACCGGTGAGCTGGTCACCTACGACGGCCAGTACTTCCGGGTCGACTCCGCCCGCATCTGGGACGCCCCCGAGCAGGGCGTCCCGCTGGCCCTGGCCGTGTCGGGTGAGAAGTCGGTCTCCCGCTTCGCCGGGCTGGGCCACCACCTGGTCGCGGTCGAGCCCGACGCCGACCTGGTGCAGAGCTGGAACAGCACCCGTCAGCAGGCCGGGATCAGCGCCCCGAGCCGCTTCGTCGGGCAGATCCCGATCTGCTGGGGACCGGACGAGGCGGAGGCCACCGAGCTGGCCCACGACCAGTTCCGCTGGTTCGCCGGCGGCTGGGCCGTCAACGCCGACCTGCCGACCCCCGCCGGGTTCGCCGGGGCCACGCAGTTCGTCCGTCCCGAGGACGTCGCCCAGCAGATCCCCTGCGGCCCCGACCTGGACGCCGTGGTCGAGGCGGTCCGCCCGTACTGGGAGGCCGGGTTCACCGACATCGCCCTGGTCCAGGTGGGCGACCGGCACCAGCAGGAGTTCCTGGAGCAGGCAGCGGAGCCGTTGCTGGAGAAGCTCCGCGCCGCCGCCAGCTGA
- a CDS encoding TrkH family potassium uptake protein, whose translation MALALAIVVGTALLALPVASADGQRAGWVTALFTATSAVCVTGLVVVDTATYWSWFGELVILLLIQAGGLGIMTLATLVVMLLSRRVGLRVRSVVQTETKAVTAADIRRVVRRVVLFSLSVEAVVAALLTLRFALGHGQALPQALYSGVFHSVSAFNNAGFGLHPDSLVRYVEDPWVSLTIAGAVIVGGLGFPVWFELARTWRRPRQWSVLTRITVYTTAVLLVTGTVFMVVAENSNPDTLGGVDREHRLVAAFVAAVMPRTAGFNNLDIAALRPETLFMTDIFMFIGGGSAGTAGGVKVTTFGLLAYVIWAETRGERDVHVGTRRVPTANQRQALTVALLSVGIVVLATLTMSALTTQGFDVILFETVSAFATVGLSTGITASLPVPAQLVLVALMFIGRIGPLTVASAMALRERPRLYQLPEERTIVG comes from the coding sequence GTGGCGCTGGCCCTGGCGATCGTGGTGGGTACGGCGCTGCTGGCGCTGCCGGTGGCCTCGGCGGACGGTCAGCGGGCCGGGTGGGTGACCGCCCTGTTCACGGCCACCTCGGCCGTGTGCGTCACGGGCCTGGTGGTGGTCGACACCGCCACGTACTGGTCCTGGTTCGGTGAGCTCGTCATCCTGCTGCTGATCCAGGCCGGCGGGCTGGGCATCATGACGTTGGCCACCCTGGTGGTGATGCTGCTGTCACGCCGGGTCGGCCTGCGGGTGCGCTCGGTGGTGCAGACCGAGACCAAGGCGGTCACCGCCGCCGACATCCGACGGGTGGTGCGCCGGGTGGTGCTGTTCAGCCTGTCGGTCGAGGCGGTCGTCGCCGCTCTGCTGACCTTGAGGTTCGCCCTGGGTCATGGCCAGGCCCTGCCGCAGGCCCTGTACAGCGGGGTGTTCCACTCGGTCTCCGCGTTCAACAACGCCGGCTTCGGCCTGCACCCCGACAGCCTGGTGCGCTACGTCGAGGACCCCTGGGTCAGCCTCACGATCGCCGGCGCGGTGATCGTCGGCGGCCTCGGCTTCCCGGTCTGGTTCGAGCTCGCGAGGACCTGGCGGCGGCCACGCCAGTGGAGCGTCCTGACCCGCATCACCGTCTACACGACGGCCGTCCTGCTGGTCACGGGGACCGTCTTCATGGTCGTCGCGGAGAACTCGAACCCCGACACCCTGGGCGGGGTGGACCGTGAGCACCGGCTCGTGGCCGCGTTCGTCGCCGCGGTGATGCCCCGGACCGCCGGCTTCAACAACCTCGACATCGCCGCCCTGCGACCCGAGACGCTGTTCATGACCGACATCTTCATGTTCATCGGCGGCGGCAGCGCCGGCACCGCGGGCGGGGTGAAGGTCACCACCTTCGGGCTGCTGGCCTACGTCATCTGGGCCGAGACCCGGGGGGAGCGCGACGTGCACGTGGGGACCCGCCGGGTGCCGACCGCCAACCAGCGCCAGGCCCTCACCGTGGCCCTGCTCAGCGTCGGCATCGTGGTCCTCGCCACCCTCACGATGTCGGCGCTCACCACCCAGGGCTTCGACGTCATCCTGTTCGAGACGGTGTCGGCCTTCGCCACGGTCGGCCTGTCGACCGGGATCACCGCCTCGCTACCCGTACCGGCACAGCTGGTCCTGGTGGCGCTGATGTTCATCGGCCGGATCGGTCCGCTGACCGTGGCCTCGGCGATGGCCCTGCGGGAACGTCCCCGGCTGTACCAGCTACCAGAGGAGAGAACCATCGTTGGCTAG
- a CDS encoding potassium channel family protein, producing MVVIGLGRFGTALALELDRSGTEVLAIDQQPSVVQRLAGSLTRVVAVDSTDIDALREVGVADFERAVVAIGVDQQSSILTTALLSDLGVTDIWAKALNAQHAKILERVGARHIFQPEQEMGERVAHLLSGRMQDYLEIGKDWALVKTAPPRFLVGVPLGESRLRARFHVTVVSVKPEGRDGFTYADNATTLRYGDQILVVGTVAAIERFTDEI from the coding sequence GTGGTCGTGATCGGTCTCGGCCGGTTCGGCACCGCGCTGGCCCTCGAGCTCGACCGGAGCGGGACGGAGGTCCTGGCCATCGACCAGCAGCCGTCGGTCGTCCAGCGGCTCGCCGGCAGCCTCACCCGTGTCGTCGCCGTCGACTCCACCGACATCGACGCCCTGCGCGAGGTCGGGGTCGCCGACTTCGAGCGCGCTGTGGTGGCCATCGGCGTGGACCAGCAGTCCAGCATCCTCACCACCGCCCTGCTCAGCGACCTCGGTGTCACCGACATCTGGGCCAAGGCCCTCAACGCCCAGCACGCCAAGATCCTGGAGCGGGTCGGCGCACGCCACATCTTCCAGCCCGAGCAGGAGATGGGCGAGCGCGTGGCGCACCTGCTGTCCGGTCGGATGCAGGACTACCTCGAGATCGGCAAGGACTGGGCCCTGGTCAAGACCGCACCACCCCGCTTCCTCGTCGGGGTCCCCCTCGGCGAGTCCAGGCTCAGGGCCCGCTTCCACGTGACCGTGGTGTCGGTGAAGCCCGAGGGCAGGGACGGGTTCACCTACGCCGACAACGCCACCACCCTCCGCTACGGCGACCAGATCCTCGTGGTCGGGACGGTCGCAGCGATCGAGCGGTTCACCGACGAGATCTAG
- a CDS encoding PIN domain-containing protein, whose product MWVVDGANVVGSRPDGWWKDRPGAASRLHARLAGSVDGGATAGASVVLVLEGAARAGVEEGEQQRIRVVHAPGEGDDTIVECASSLLGEGLDVVVVTADRGLRARVTPLGAEVRGPSWLP is encoded by the coding sequence GTGTGGGTGGTGGACGGTGCCAACGTGGTGGGTAGCCGTCCCGACGGCTGGTGGAAGGACCGCCCGGGAGCGGCCTCGCGGCTGCACGCCCGGTTGGCGGGGTCGGTGGACGGCGGTGCCACCGCGGGGGCGTCGGTGGTGCTGGTGCTGGAGGGGGCGGCCCGCGCGGGGGTCGAGGAGGGCGAGCAGCAGCGGATCCGGGTGGTCCACGCCCCCGGCGAGGGCGACGACACCATCGTCGAGTGCGCCTCGTCGCTCCTCGGGGAGGGCCTCGACGTCGTGGTGGTGACGGCCGACCGCGGTCTCCGGGCCCGGGTCACCCCGCTGGGCGCCGAGGTGCGCGGCCCCTCGTGGCTCCCCTGA
- a CDS encoding ABC transporter substrate-binding protein: MTNTPINRATPSPTAVARPRRTRRRTTLAASLLGISLLATACNPAAQPDPGTPGGGGGGEQGVDFAAAPTGALAISGYNPSDEVAEARSDHAEAQLADVDITLDTTSFDTQKFAAQAAAGDVPDLIRADRNLVATLADQELVQPIDECFAAHQVAPREYFYAPTVDDVTYDGAVYGVPEFFQPAALLVNTRVLEEAGLTLEDVDSSDPQAMVELGEQITELDGDNPTRLGFDADIPGSAANWMVLRGGKVQEADGRPALDSPENVETLTWMKELMDAQGGYPAIKSFKDSQDVFGNENPYSADEIGVGTWAQWYVNVLSDYEDDIEIAAVPLSDASGQPVAIAGGSAFAIPSGAENPAAACAWAVEVTSQEAWMAAGEARAAAVEEEGAINTGLFTGSPVADQAVREAFVGDSGSEQFDQVIDTYYEILSNPRTRGGSAVGEQIGNDLENAVIVTLSDESTPQEALAEAQASSMRAWEQSRAGS; this comes from the coding sequence ATGACGAACACGCCCATCAACCGTGCGACGCCGTCGCCGACCGCTGTCGCTCGCCCCCGCCGGACCCGCCGCAGGACGACCCTCGCGGCGTCCCTGCTGGGCATCAGCCTCCTGGCGACCGCCTGCAACCCGGCCGCCCAGCCCGACCCGGGCACCCCCGGGGGCGGTGGCGGTGGCGAGCAGGGCGTCGACTTCGCCGCAGCCCCCACCGGCGCGCTGGCCATCAGCGGCTACAACCCGTCCGACGAGGTGGCCGAGGCCCGGTCCGACCACGCCGAGGCGCAGCTGGCCGACGTCGACATCACCCTGGACACCACCAGCTTCGACACCCAGAAGTTCGCGGCCCAGGCGGCCGCCGGGGACGTGCCGGACCTGATCCGCGCCGACCGCAACCTGGTGGCCACGCTGGCCGACCAGGAGCTGGTCCAGCCGATCGACGAGTGCTTCGCCGCCCACCAGGTCGCACCGCGCGAGTACTTCTACGCCCCGACCGTGGACGACGTCACCTACGACGGCGCCGTCTACGGCGTGCCCGAGTTCTTCCAGCCCGCGGCGCTGCTGGTCAACACCCGGGTGCTGGAGGAGGCCGGGCTCACGCTCGAGGACGTCGACAGCTCCGACCCGCAGGCCATGGTCGAGCTGGGCGAGCAGATCACCGAGCTCGACGGCGACAACCCCACCCGCCTGGGCTTCGACGCCGACATCCCCGGCTCCGCCGCGAACTGGATGGTGCTCCGCGGCGGGAAGGTGCAGGAGGCGGACGGACGTCCCGCGCTCGACTCGCCGGAGAACGTCGAGACCCTCACCTGGATGAAGGAGCTGATGGACGCCCAGGGCGGTTACCCGGCGATCAAGAGCTTCAAGGACTCCCAGGACGTCTTCGGCAACGAGAACCCCTACTCCGCCGACGAGATCGGGGTCGGCACCTGGGCCCAGTGGTACGTCAACGTGCTCTCGGACTACGAGGACGACATCGAGATCGCGGCGGTCCCGCTCTCCGACGCCAGCGGCCAGCCCGTCGCCATCGCCGGCGGCAGCGCCTTCGCCATCCCGAGCGGGGCCGAGAACCCCGCCGCCGCGTGCGCCTGGGCCGTCGAGGTCACCTCCCAGGAGGCCTGGATGGCCGCCGGTGAGGCCCGCGCCGCCGCGGTCGAGGAGGAGGGCGCGATCAACACCGGGCTCTTCACCGGATCGCCGGTCGCCGACCAGGCCGTCCGTGAGGCCTTCGTGGGCGACTCGGGCAGCGAGCAGTTCGACCAGGTCATCGACACCTACTACGAGATCCTCAGCAACCCCAGGACCCGGGGCGGCTCCGCGGTGGGTGAGCAGATCGGCAACGACCTGGAGAACGCGGTCATCGTCACCCTGTCCGACGAGAGCACCCCGCAGGAGGCGCTGGCCGAGGCCCAGGCCTCGTCGATGCGGGCCTGGGAGCAGTCGAGGGCCGGTTCGTGA
- a CDS encoding carbohydrate ABC transporter permease: MSSAHTVRAAEELTDTTPQPAPKRGRPRKVKEKYSWRESLAGYLFISPWLIGFLTFTVISMTWSLVLSFNDYNVATGRQTPAGLDNYRLVVEDPKVVTSLVNTFVFVVLSVPIELVLAIVLALLLNNVRRGSGLFRTLLYLPKMTPSVATAAVFLLLLNGNTGAINAVLEFFGIPGPQWLSDPSWVKPSIVVMGLWGVGGSMVLLLAALRNVPRELHEAAAVDGAGSVRRFFRITVPMISPTVFFVVVVNTIAALQVFDQAYLLFYRDGNSNAPDAALFYGVYLFQQAFQQFNFGLAAAMAWLLFVIILGITAVQMVVGNRTVYYEGGR; this comes from the coding sequence GTGAGCTCGGCTCACACCGTCCGCGCCGCTGAGGAGCTCACCGACACCACCCCGCAACCCGCCCCGAAGCGGGGCCGACCGCGCAAGGTCAAGGAGAAGTACAGCTGGCGGGAGTCCCTGGCCGGGTACCTGTTCATCAGCCCCTGGCTCATCGGCTTCCTCACCTTCACGGTCATCTCGATGACCTGGAGCCTGGTGCTGTCCTTCAACGACTACAACGTGGCCACCGGGCGGCAGACCCCGGCCGGTCTGGACAACTACCGGCTGGTGGTGGAGGACCCCAAGGTCGTCACCTCGCTGGTCAACACCTTCGTCTTCGTGGTGCTCTCGGTGCCGATCGAGCTGGTGCTGGCCATCGTGCTGGCCCTGCTGCTCAACAACGTCCGGCGCGGCTCCGGGCTGTTCCGCACCCTGCTGTACCTGCCCAAGATGACGCCCTCGGTGGCCACCGCCGCGGTGTTCCTGCTGCTGCTCAACGGCAACACCGGCGCCATCAACGCGGTGCTGGAGTTCTTCGGGATCCCGGGGCCCCAGTGGCTGTCGGACCCGTCCTGGGTGAAGCCGTCCATCGTGGTGATGGGTCTGTGGGGTGTCGGCGGGTCGATGGTGCTGCTGCTGGCGGCCCTGCGCAACGTCCCGCGTGAGCTGCACGAGGCCGCCGCGGTGGACGGGGCCGGGTCGGTGCGGCGCTTCTTCCGCATCACCGTCCCGATGATCTCCCCCACCGTGTTCTTCGTCGTGGTGGTCAACACCATCGCCGCGCTGCAGGTCTTCGACCAGGCGTACCTCCTCTTCTACCGCGACGGGAACAGCAACGCCCCCGACGCGGCGCTGTTCTACGGGGTCTACCTGTTCCAGCAGGCCTTCCAGCAGTTCAACTTCGGGCTCGCCGCGGCCATGGCCTGGCTGCTCTTCGTGATCATCCTCGGCATCACCGCCGTGCAGATGGTGGTCGGCAACCGGACCGTGTACTACGAGGGAGGACGCTGA